A part of Terriglobus roseus genomic DNA contains:
- a CDS encoding DUF4254 domain-containing protein produces MALLPVPVTLILTCMLHANSTFDPTPEMTHLLDAHAETLRFAEHTASWHVVNSEVPDVDLLLRLHRSNFDLWHLEDRARDTGATDAVIAQVKREIDQTNQRRNDLVEKVDNALMSALATASLPNPESPLHSETPGMILDRLSILSLKVFHTDEETRREDASEEHRERNRQRLSILQEQSSALTGCLADLWQQVVRGERRFQLYRQMKMYNDPTLNPVLYAAAERNRMRGS; encoded by the coding sequence GTGGCACTCCTGCCTGTTCCCGTTACACTCATTCTGACCTGCATGCTACACGCCAACTCCACTTTCGACCCCACGCCAGAAATGACACATCTGCTTGATGCGCATGCGGAAACGCTGCGTTTTGCGGAGCACACCGCAAGCTGGCACGTTGTTAACTCAGAGGTTCCTGACGTTGATTTATTACTGCGTTTACATCGCAGTAACTTTGACCTATGGCACCTGGAAGATCGAGCACGCGACACAGGCGCAACCGATGCAGTGATCGCCCAGGTGAAGCGCGAGATTGATCAAACCAATCAACGCCGCAACGACCTGGTGGAGAAAGTGGACAACGCATTGATGTCCGCGCTGGCTACTGCAAGTTTACCCAATCCTGAGTCTCCGTTGCATTCGGAGACGCCGGGCATGATTTTGGATCGACTATCAATTCTGTCCTTGAAGGTCTTTCATACAGACGAAGAGACACGGCGAGAGGACGCATCCGAAGAACATCGCGAGCGCAACCGTCAGCGACTGTCGATCCTGCAGGAACAGAGTTCTGCACTGACCGGATGTCTGGCTGACTTATGGCAGCAGGTGGTGCGTGGTGAGCGACGTTTTCAGCTCTACCGACAGATGAAGATGTACAACGATCCCACTCTGAATCCGGTGCTGTACGCTGCAGCGGAACGCAACCGGATGCGGGGCTCTTGA
- a CDS encoding TPR end-of-group domain-containing protein, producing the protein MPAAKSAASTASKTSAKPGKNATTGKPPRTIAGTVAPQQDELRQEILRQYEEAVRAMQQGNYAAAHPALEKLLQIAPPEFVDRIRMYLAACVAQANRKTATFTSAEEKYDYAISLLNDGQFEDAREHLNEILDGNSEADYAFYGLAVLASVTGDSHNCLEKLTEAIRLNGQNRILARSDSDFQDMSDDPRFTELLYPEA; encoded by the coding sequence ATGCCAGCCGCAAAATCCGCAGCCTCCACCGCCTCCAAGACTTCTGCAAAGCCCGGTAAGAACGCGACCACCGGAAAGCCACCACGCACCATTGCAGGCACCGTAGCGCCTCAGCAGGACGAGTTGAGGCAGGAAATTCTCCGGCAGTATGAAGAGGCAGTCCGCGCGATGCAGCAGGGCAACTATGCCGCTGCACATCCGGCGCTGGAAAAGCTTCTGCAGATTGCCCCGCCGGAGTTCGTCGATCGCATCCGCATGTATCTTGCTGCTTGCGTTGCGCAAGCGAACCGCAAGACGGCGACCTTCACGTCTGCGGAAGAGAAGTATGACTACGCAATCTCACTGCTGAACGATGGACAGTTTGAGGATGCGCGGGAACATCTGAACGAAATCCTGGATGGCAACTCCGAGGCCGATTATGCGTTCTACGGTCTGGCCGTCCTTGCCTCAGTCACCGGCGACTCGCACAACTGCCTGGAGAAGCTTACGGAGGCGATCCGGTTAAATGGCCAGAACCGCATCCTGGCGCGCTCCGACTCAGATTTTCAGGACATGTCGGACGATCCTCGCTTCACCGAACTGCTGTACCCGGAAGCGTAA
- a CDS encoding 2-hydroxyacid dehydrogenase yields MKPILAVARHFTPEVNARIDRDFEPRWNPNEQPWTQDELLQAADGADAVLVSPVNKLDARFFSLLSNSVKVIATFSVGYDHIDLAAAHARGIPVSHTPGVLTDATADVGMLLLLGASRRAYEAQQRLRSGLWASSKGDLLGWSLQGKVLGIYGMGRIGQALAHRARAFGMQVHYNNRSRLSPDEEQGAVFHEDAASLLRVSQFLSLNAPASQDTRHFLRTENIDLLPAGAIVINTARGALVNDDDLITALKSGRIAAAGLDVFEGEPKLNPGYLDLPNAFLLPHIGSATVETRTAMGMLALDNIEAVLKGRPAPTLLRN; encoded by the coding sequence ATGAAGCCTATCCTTGCCGTGGCCCGCCACTTCACACCTGAGGTGAATGCGCGCATTGACCGCGATTTTGAGCCTCGCTGGAATCCCAATGAACAGCCATGGACGCAGGATGAACTGCTGCAGGCCGCGGATGGCGCCGACGCTGTCCTTGTTTCGCCGGTGAACAAGCTGGATGCGCGCTTCTTCTCGCTGCTTTCTAACTCAGTGAAGGTGATCGCGACGTTTTCTGTGGGATACGACCACATCGACCTGGCAGCGGCGCACGCCAGAGGCATCCCTGTCTCGCACACGCCGGGTGTGTTGACCGATGCGACCGCGGACGTGGGCATGCTGCTTCTTCTAGGTGCCTCGCGCCGCGCATACGAGGCCCAGCAGCGGCTTCGCAGCGGTCTGTGGGCATCGTCCAAGGGCGATCTGCTGGGATGGTCGCTACAGGGCAAGGTGCTGGGCATTTATGGCATGGGCCGCATCGGCCAAGCGCTGGCACATCGTGCGCGCGCTTTCGGCATGCAGGTGCACTACAACAATCGCAGCAGACTTTCGCCTGATGAGGAACAGGGCGCGGTCTTTCACGAAGACGCTGCTTCCCTTCTGCGTGTAAGCCAATTCCTTTCGCTGAACGCACCGGCTTCGCAAGACACACGGCACTTTCTGCGAACTGAAAACATCGATCTGCTTCCTGCTGGCGCAATCGTCATCAACACGGCGCGTGGAGCGCTGGTAAACGACGACGACCTGATTACCGCGTTAAAGTCCGGGAGGATTGCCGCCGCGGGACTGGACGTCTTTGAAGGCGAGCCAAAGCTCAATCCCGGGTATCTTGATCTGCCAAACGCGTTTCTGCTGCCACACATTGGAAGTGCCACGGTCGAGACACGCACTGCCATGGGGATGCTGGCGCTGGACAACATTGAGGCCGTACTGAAGGGCAGACCCGCACCGACGCTTCTGCGGAATTGA
- a CDS encoding gluconeogenesis factor YvcK family protein, translated as MPASAKQLRVVAIGGGTGLSTLLRGLKRYVDTADAGEHDNNACLNVPCRIRKLSALVTVTDDGGSSGRLREDLQILPPGDVRNCVAALSEDEQLLTKLFQYRFPSDGTMHALSGHSFGNLFLAALTAIHGGDFAKAVQASSHILAARGNIYPATNSPVTLSAIMEDGSVVHGETNITASRHRIAELRMHPSDAPPMQEALEAIQEADLITVGPGSLFTSLVTNLLVKGIPEAIAASKAKRVFIGNLMTQANESIGLTASEHMERIRSHTNGLQLFDFALLNTASISPALLQHYASGGQQPIENDLDRIRAMGVTPVTGSFAYEGVVLRHDYDRVADALMDLCEREPSQ; from the coding sequence ATGCCAGCTTCGGCAAAACAGCTTCGCGTGGTCGCCATCGGCGGGGGCACAGGCCTCTCCACGCTGCTACGCGGCCTGAAGCGCTATGTAGACACTGCGGATGCAGGCGAACACGATAACAACGCTTGCCTCAACGTACCGTGCCGCATTCGCAAATTGTCTGCGTTGGTCACAGTGACGGACGACGGTGGTTCATCCGGGCGGCTTCGTGAGGATCTGCAGATTCTGCCGCCGGGCGATGTGCGCAACTGCGTCGCAGCTCTCAGTGAAGATGAGCAACTGCTGACCAAGCTGTTCCAATATCGTTTCCCGAGCGACGGAACGATGCATGCCCTCTCCGGTCACTCGTTTGGCAATCTTTTTCTAGCAGCTTTGACAGCCATTCACGGAGGCGATTTCGCGAAGGCGGTGCAGGCCTCGTCGCACATTCTGGCGGCGCGCGGCAACATCTATCCGGCTACGAACTCTCCCGTAACGCTCTCCGCCATCATGGAGGATGGCTCCGTGGTTCACGGCGAAACGAATATCACTGCTTCGAGACATCGGATTGCAGAGCTGCGCATGCATCCCTCAGATGCTCCTCCCATGCAGGAAGCGCTGGAAGCAATTCAGGAAGCGGATCTGATCACCGTTGGACCAGGGTCGTTGTTCACTTCCCTCGTCACCAATCTGCTGGTGAAAGGCATTCCAGAAGCGATTGCTGCGTCGAAGGCGAAGCGTGTGTTCATTGGCAACCTGATGACACAAGCCAACGAATCCATTGGCCTGACTGCGTCAGAACACATGGAACGCATACGGTCGCACACTAATGGTTTGCAGCTGTTTGACTTTGCTTTGCTGAACACCGCATCGATCTCGCCAGCGCTGTTGCAGCACTACGCCAGCGGCGGGCAGCAGCCCATTGAAAACGATCTGGACCGCATTCGCGCCATGGGTGTAACGCCCGTAACGGGCAGCTTCGCGTACGAAGGCGTCGTGCTGCGCCACGACTACGATCGTGTAGCCGACGCGCTGATGGATCTGTGCGAACGCGAGCCATCGCAATGA
- a CDS encoding GNAT family N-acetyltransferase: MSHTPLLEGYGVRLEPLSSAHIPALTQIALDESIWRYMNVRPTTADDVKKHVEDTLLQAEQDLVEAWVTFVGDEAVGATRFLDIQRAHRGAEIGFTWLAKPWRSSGVNPRVKLLQLTYGFETLGLRRIALKTHHENVHSQNAMLKLGAQYEGTFRNHMIMPDGSTRHTKWYSITAEDWPDVKARLLERISGERIQRRA, encoded by the coding sequence ATGAGCCATACGCCGCTTCTGGAAGGCTATGGCGTTCGCCTTGAGCCGCTGTCCTCTGCACACATTCCTGCACTCACACAGATCGCGTTGGATGAATCCATCTGGCGTTACATGAATGTGCGCCCGACCACGGCGGATGACGTGAAGAAGCACGTTGAAGACACTCTTCTTCAGGCTGAACAGGATCTGGTGGAAGCATGGGTAACCTTCGTTGGCGATGAAGCGGTTGGCGCCACCCGTTTTCTGGATATCCAGAGAGCGCATCGTGGGGCGGAGATCGGTTTTACATGGCTGGCGAAGCCGTGGCGTTCCAGCGGTGTGAACCCACGCGTGAAGCTGCTGCAGTTGACGTACGGCTTTGAAACGCTGGGACTACGTCGCATCGCGCTCAAAACTCATCACGAGAATGTGCATTCGCAGAACGCCATGCTGAAGCTAGGCGCGCAGTATGAGGGCACCTTTCGCAATCACATGATCATGCCCGACGGATCGACGCGGCATACCAAGTGGTACAGCATTACCGCGGAAGACTGGCCTGACGTGAAGGCGCGCCTTTTGGAACGCATTTCGGGTGAACGGATACAGCGTAGAGCCTAA
- a CDS encoding M16 family metallopeptidase, translating to MVETTPLAENAASATASNERNIRRTTLPNGMMVLTERMPHVRSVSLGVWIGTGSRDEQAEENGLSHFVEHMVFKGTTTRSARDIARETDAIGGNLDAFTGKETVCFNIKVLDTNVPAAMNILSDLVLNPTFAADDIAREQSVVLEEIKMDEDNPDYLIHEIHTANFWKNDPLARSILGTAKTVSSFDEAAVRRFHSERFVPSNMVFSAAGHLEHEEMIAEITRYFGALAATSSTLARFPEPAPTPHITLRNKKSLEQVQICLGVPAPRVDHPDRYALYLLSSILGGGMSSRLFQSVREEAGLAYSIYSELSPFRDTGALSIYAGTSIEKTQEMLHLILEEFRRIKAAPVGEDELERAKNQSKGNIVLGLESSSSRMSNLARQQMYYGRFNTVDDIIADVDRVTAADVQRLAVSLLQPEKISLTLLGNLGELKITRDDLTC from the coding sequence ATGGTCGAAACCACTCCCCTTGCGGAGAATGCCGCATCCGCCACCGCCTCCAATGAACGCAACATCCGCCGCACCACGCTGCCGAACGGCATGATGGTGCTGACCGAACGCATGCCGCATGTCCGTTCCGTCAGCCTGGGCGTCTGGATTGGCACCGGATCGCGCGACGAACAGGCAGAAGAGAACGGCCTTTCGCACTTTGTAGAACACATGGTCTTCAAGGGCACCACGACCCGCTCCGCACGCGACATTGCGCGTGAGACGGACGCGATCGGCGGCAACCTGGACGCATTCACCGGCAAAGAAACCGTCTGCTTCAACATCAAGGTGCTGGATACGAATGTGCCTGCCGCGATGAACATCCTTTCTGATCTGGTCCTGAACCCGACGTTCGCAGCCGACGACATTGCGCGCGAACAGTCCGTGGTGCTGGAAGAGATCAAGATGGACGAGGACAATCCCGACTATCTGATCCACGAGATTCACACAGCGAACTTCTGGAAGAACGATCCGCTGGCGCGCTCCATCCTGGGCACAGCGAAGACTGTCTCCAGCTTTGATGAAGCCGCCGTGCGTCGTTTTCATTCTGAGCGTTTCGTCCCATCGAACATGGTCTTTTCAGCCGCAGGTCATCTCGAACACGAAGAGATGATTGCGGAGATCACGCGTTACTTCGGCGCGTTAGCTGCGACGTCTAGCACTCTGGCGCGCTTTCCGGAACCTGCGCCTACGCCGCACATCACACTGCGCAACAAGAAGTCTCTGGAGCAGGTGCAGATCTGCCTCGGCGTTCCTGCGCCGCGCGTGGACCATCCTGATCGCTATGCGCTGTACCTGCTCAGCAGCATCCTTGGCGGCGGCATGAGTTCACGGCTGTTCCAATCAGTGCGCGAAGAGGCAGGGCTGGCTTATTCGATTTACTCAGAACTGTCGCCCTTCCGCGATACAGGCGCACTGAGCATCTATGCAGGAACTTCGATTGAGAAGACGCAAGAGATGCTGCACCTGATCCTGGAAGAGTTCCGCCGCATTAAGGCAGCCCCTGTAGGAGAAGATGAACTGGAACGCGCCAAGAACCAGAGCAAGGGCAACATTGTGCTGGGACTGGAAAGTTCCTCATCGCGGATGAGCAACCTTGCGCGTCAGCAGATGTACTACGGCCGATTCAACACGGTGGACGACATCATCGCCGACGTAGATCGCGTGACCGCTGCCGATGTGCAACGCCTTGCCGTGTCACTGCTGCAGCCAGAGAAGATTTCACTGACGTTGCTAGGGAATCTCGGCGAGTTGAAGATCACTCGCGACGATCTCACTTGCTAA
- a CDS encoding PepSY-associated TM helix domain-containing protein has protein sequence MTTVNTSPSTKPESHHSTPGKAKQPLRVRLRKQTAIVSRWLHIYLSMVSFAVVLFFAVTGLTLNHADYFSHGEVVKNLNGSLSAKEMGPKDHPDTLAIVEHIRNTDHVHGAVNTEDLRVDDDQITFSFRGPGYSADTTVDRATGKYQVVETKAGFVAVINDLHKGRDSGKVWSWVIDGSAILLTLVSLSGLVLIFFIYKRRTSGLLLAAIATALCLLLYRIWVP, from the coding sequence TTGACTACCGTAAACACTAGTCCTTCCACCAAACCCGAAAGCCATCACAGCACACCCGGAAAGGCGAAACAGCCTCTCCGGGTGCGTCTGCGTAAGCAGACCGCGATTGTCTCGCGCTGGCTGCATATCTATTTGTCCATGGTGAGCTTCGCCGTGGTGCTGTTCTTCGCTGTGACCGGACTCACACTGAACCACGCGGACTACTTCTCGCATGGAGAGGTGGTTAAGAATCTTAACGGTTCGCTGTCCGCGAAAGAGATGGGACCGAAGGACCATCCGGACACACTGGCCATCGTGGAGCACATCCGCAACACGGACCATGTCCACGGTGCGGTAAATACCGAAGACCTGCGCGTGGACGACGACCAGATCACCTTCAGCTTCCGCGGCCCGGGCTATAGCGCGGACACAACGGTAGATCGCGCCACAGGAAAGTATCAGGTGGTGGAGACGAAAGCAGGATTCGTTGCCGTCATTAATGACCTTCACAAGGGGCGCGACAGCGGCAAGGTGTGGTCATGGGTGATAGACGGTTCAGCCATCCTACTCACGCTGGTATCGCTTTCTGGACTGGTGCTGATCTTCTTCATCTACAAGCGTCGCACCAGCGGTCTGCTGTTGGCCGCAATTGCAACAGCCCTGTGCCTGCTGCTCTATCGCATCTGGGTACCGTAG
- a CDS encoding DUF2271 domain-containing protein: MNKTVSKMKNGAVSLAAIAFGVLPGFVAAHAAEPSVAPAKDAAGTWGFSHENVLGTSLDAAISAPSQRDARVAEKAALAEFDRLSSKLSAWNADSEFSRWQKTRGVAVKVSPELMEVLAHFDAWQGETGGVLNASSETAAKVWRGAAAKGAAPSTEQLAAAVQTMKQPHWSLDRTNGTATRLSDAPLVLATFTKSWITEKAAEAALHAGASGVMLNVGGDIVTRGALTQRVDVANPQAHTENDAAIDTVVLRDRAIATSGSYRRGFDVAGERMSHIIDPRTATPAAQVLSSSVIAQDATTAGALATALSILSPRESQALMQRHPDAQYLIVTASGEEIRSNGWTNYAEPKLERAAYIVKAGAAAPQAGTNWNQSMELQIKLELPRMDNPRYRRPYVAVWIEDKDKYPVRTIALWFKNPRWLNELKGWYRDDQLRNLSEGTDISATVSSATRVPGSYTLKWDGKDNNGKLLKAGTYTVVIEAAREHGGHSLLRQEINFNGTPSAKTLPASDELGAVQLDYRKH; this comes from the coding sequence GTGAATAAGACAGTTTCGAAGATGAAGAATGGTGCAGTGTCACTGGCTGCGATTGCGTTTGGTGTTCTGCCGGGCTTTGTTGCGGCACATGCTGCAGAACCCTCTGTTGCTCCGGCGAAGGATGCCGCGGGTACATGGGGTTTCTCGCATGAAAACGTGTTGGGGACATCACTGGATGCGGCCATCAGTGCACCGTCGCAGCGCGATGCACGTGTAGCCGAGAAGGCCGCGCTTGCAGAGTTCGATCGTCTTTCCTCGAAACTCAGCGCATGGAATGCGGACAGCGAATTTTCGCGTTGGCAGAAGACACGCGGCGTTGCAGTGAAGGTATCGCCGGAGTTGATGGAAGTGCTCGCTCACTTCGATGCTTGGCAGGGTGAAACGGGCGGAGTTCTGAACGCTTCCAGCGAGACTGCTGCAAAGGTATGGCGTGGTGCCGCTGCAAAAGGTGCAGCGCCTTCCACGGAACAGCTTGCTGCTGCTGTGCAGACGATGAAGCAGCCCCACTGGTCGTTGGATCGTACCAACGGCACAGCAACGCGTCTCAGCGATGCTCCGCTGGTCCTTGCTACGTTCACGAAAAGCTGGATCACGGAGAAGGCTGCAGAAGCCGCTCTGCACGCAGGTGCATCAGGCGTGATGTTGAACGTGGGTGGCGACATCGTAACTCGCGGCGCCTTGACCCAGCGTGTTGACGTTGCCAATCCTCAGGCGCACACCGAGAACGATGCAGCCATCGACACAGTTGTGCTGCGCGACCGTGCCATCGCCACCAGTGGCAGCTATCGTCGTGGCTTCGATGTTGCAGGCGAGCGCATGTCCCACATCATCGACCCGCGCACGGCTACGCCTGCAGCGCAGGTGCTGTCCTCCAGCGTTATCGCTCAGGATGCAACTACTGCGGGCGCATTGGCTACAGCGTTGTCCATCCTATCGCCGCGTGAATCGCAGGCATTGATGCAGCGTCATCCCGATGCGCAATATCTCATCGTGACTGCGTCTGGCGAAGAAATTCGCAGCAACGGCTGGACGAACTACGCAGAGCCCAAACTCGAACGCGCTGCATACATCGTGAAGGCGGGCGCTGCAGCACCGCAGGCCGGCACGAACTGGAACCAGTCCATGGAACTGCAGATCAAGCTGGAACTGCCGCGTATGGATAACCCGCGTTATCGTCGTCCTTATGTTGCGGTGTGGATTGAAGACAAGGACAAGTATCCCGTTCGCACCATTGCGCTGTGGTTCAAGAATCCTCGTTGGCTGAATGAGTTGAAGGGCTGGTACCGCGATGACCAGCTGCGCAATCTGAGCGAAGGCACGGACATCTCTGCAACGGTTTCCAGTGCTACGCGTGTCCCGGGTTCATACACGCTGAAGTGGGACGGTAAAGACAACAACGGCAAGCTGCTAAAGGCAGGCACGTACACAGTGGTGATTGAAGCCGCGCGTGAACACGGTGGTCACTCGCTGCTTCGCCAGGAGATCAACTTCAACGGCACGCCTTCTGCGAAGACGTTGCCGGCAAGCGATGAACTCGGAGCGGTGCAGCTTGACTACCGTAAACACTAG
- a CDS encoding EF-hand domain-containing protein — protein MKPSHLLFALPILLSSAAVAQGPGGGGPPKRIVLEALDTDGDGQLSAAEIAAASQALLKLDKNGDGQITSAEYNPRLEDKTASSDLEQRLMLLDKNGDGVLTADEVPERMKPLFEKGDANHDGKLTKAEIAAMSGKQADPQGRPIGRGNFSSMDPVMIVLDVDKDGILSATEITNAPAALKTLDKDGDGTLSVAELRMRQQTPRQRAEHLFDEWDTNKDGALTKEEMPDRMQAQFEAIDTNHDGKVDMDEATAYMEKQPQGRGPGGPGGPGGPGGGRGQGGQQPQQ, from the coding sequence ATGAAGCCATCGCACTTGCTGTTTGCCCTGCCCATTCTTCTTTCCTCGGCCGCTGTTGCACAGGGCCCCGGCGGTGGCGGACCGCCCAAGCGCATCGTTCTGGAAGCGTTGGATACGGATGGTGATGGCCAGCTTTCGGCAGCGGAGATTGCCGCTGCATCGCAGGCGTTGCTGAAGTTGGACAAGAACGGCGATGGGCAGATCACCTCAGCGGAATACAATCCGCGCCTGGAAGACAAGACCGCAAGCAGCGATCTTGAGCAGCGCCTGATGCTGCTGGACAAGAATGGCGACGGTGTTCTGACGGCAGACGAAGTGCCTGAGCGCATGAAGCCGCTCTTTGAAAAGGGCGACGCGAATCATGATGGCAAGCTGACGAAGGCGGAAATCGCTGCCATGTCCGGCAAGCAGGCCGATCCCCAGGGGCGTCCTATTGGTCGTGGCAACTTCAGCAGCATGGACCCCGTCATGATCGTTCTGGATGTAGACAAGGACGGCATCCTTTCAGCTACAGAAATCACGAATGCGCCTGCAGCGCTGAAGACGCTGGACAAGGATGGCGATGGCACGTTGTCCGTGGCAGAGCTTCGCATGCGTCAGCAGACCCCCCGCCAGCGCGCGGAACACCTCTTTGACGAGTGGGACACCAACAAGGACGGCGCTCTGACCAAGGAAGAGATGCCCGATCGTATGCAGGCGCAGTTTGAGGCGATCGATACGAACCACGACGGCAAGGTCGATATGGACGAGGCCACCGCTTACATGGAGAAGCAGCCGCAGGGACGTGGACCGGGCGGTCCTGGTGGTCCGGGAGGTCCTGGTGGTGGTCGTGGCCAGGGCGGTCAGCAGCCTCAGCAGTAA
- a CDS encoding LolA family protein: MRLSKTMKFLTGFAAVAVLSVSAHAQDVHAIASKVDDHYNHLTTLHATYTEHYSGMGQQRTEGGTLLLKKPGRMRWQYSNGKLFVLDGKYAISYTPGDPQAQRVPAKQLDDMRSPLRFLLGHTKLEKELDNLKVTPAGSGEVTLSGTPHYAMSPGDQRVQRISVTVIAATGVITGLRIEEIDGTVTEFAFRDMKENVAASDADFRFTPPAGVTVVDGLPPA; the protein is encoded by the coding sequence GTGCGTCTTAGCAAAACGATGAAGTTTCTTACAGGATTTGCGGCGGTCGCTGTGTTGTCAGTGTCCGCTCACGCGCAGGATGTTCACGCAATCGCTTCGAAGGTCGACGACCACTACAACCACCTGACCACGCTGCACGCCACGTACACCGAGCATTACAGTGGCATGGGACAGCAACGCACTGAAGGTGGCACGCTGCTGCTGAAGAAGCCGGGACGTATGCGCTGGCAGTACAGCAACGGCAAGCTCTTCGTGCTCGACGGCAAATACGCCATTAGCTACACGCCGGGCGATCCGCAGGCGCAACGCGTCCCTGCAAAACAACTGGACGACATGCGCTCTCCGCTGCGCTTCCTGCTGGGCCATACGAAGCTGGAAAAAGAACTGGACAACCTGAAGGTAACCCCAGCGGGCAGTGGGGAAGTCACTCTAAGCGGAACGCCGCACTATGCGATGTCGCCTGGCGATCAGCGCGTGCAACGCATCTCCGTCACCGTGATCGCCGCTACGGGAGTCATCACCGGACTACGTATCGAAGAGATCGACGGCACCGTAACGGAGTTCGCATTCCGGGACATGAAAGAGAACGTCGCCGCCTCCGATGCAGACTTCCGTTTCACTCCTCCTGCTGGTGTGACGGTGGTGGACGGTCTGCCTCCGGCATAG
- a CDS encoding type IV pilin protein, whose amino-acid sequence MTLPNRRRASRQDEGFTLIELLIVMSIIIIIATFAIPNITRIKRQGNETSAIQSIRAIVAAQLQYQQTYPANGYACSLAALGGDKGAAPTPAAAGLLPSDLAGGQKAGYTFALVNCNKVTINNQDQYTSYEITAVPQKVGNTGDRGFCSDDSQQVKYDPKGGTACTQPIQ is encoded by the coding sequence ATGACTTTACCGAACCGCCGCCGTGCATCGCGCCAGGATGAGGGCTTTACGCTCATCGAATTGCTGATCGTGATGTCGATCATCATCATCATTGCCACCTTCGCGATCCCGAACATCACGCGCATCAAGCGGCAGGGCAACGAGACCTCGGCGATCCAGTCCATCCGCGCCATCGTAGCGGCACAGTTGCAGTATCAGCAGACGTATCCGGCTAACGGTTATGCCTGCTCGCTGGCAGCTCTGGGTGGTGACAAGGGAGCAGCTCCAACTCCCGCAGCGGCCGGCCTGTTGCCGTCGGATCTCGCGGGCGGCCAGAAGGCGGGTTACACCTTCGCCCTCGTGAACTGCAATAAAGTAACGATTAACAATCAGGATCAGTACACCTCGTACGAGATCACCGCAGTTCCGCAGAAGGTGGGCAACACCGGCGACCGTGGCTTCTGCTCTGATGATTCGCAGCAGGTGAAGTACGACCCCAAGGGGGGCACCGCCTGCACACAGCCCATTCAGTAA
- a CDS encoding DUF3224 domain-containing protein — MLLFRMTAFLMLALPIHAFSQSVVSASETAKPGFERTAKMHATGTFQVSVKPAEASEIGKAAGLGRMTIDKVWSGGIEGTSKGEMTTSAVGSAMAYVALETMNVKIDGKSGTFVFSHKATMDSTDPKTGVMDIAVLPNTGTGELKGIEGSLQITIDKSGHSYDFTYTLPAK, encoded by the coding sequence ATGCTCCTGTTTCGTATGACCGCTTTCCTCATGCTGGCGCTGCCGATTCACGCCTTCTCGCAGAGCGTCGTAAGCGCAAGCGAGACAGCGAAACCGGGCTTTGAAAGGACTGCCAAGATGCACGCAACCGGAACATTCCAGGTGTCAGTAAAGCCAGCGGAGGCCAGCGAAATCGGCAAAGCTGCGGGGCTCGGTCGCATGACCATCGACAAGGTATGGAGCGGCGGCATCGAAGGTACCAGCAAGGGTGAAATGACCACTTCTGCGGTTGGATCAGCGATGGCCTACGTTGCGTTGGAAACGATGAACGTAAAGATCGACGGCAAGTCCGGGACGTTTGTGTTCTCACACAAGGCGACGATGGATTCGACCGACCCGAAGACCGGCGTGATGGACATCGCCGTTCTGCCAAACACCGGCACCGGAGAGCTGAAGGGAATTGAAGGTTCCCTGCAGATCACGATCGATAAATCCGGCCATAGCTATGACTTCACGTACACATTACCGGCCAAGTAG